The following DNA comes from Arcobacter cloacae.
GATTGAAGGAATAAAATGTGTAGCTCATCCAGACCCAACTGATGGACTTGCAATTGCTAAATTAACAGTAACTCACAAAGCAACTATTATGACGGGAACTTCTACATTTTTTAGACTTTATGCAAAAAATACAAAAATACATCCTTTGATGTTTGAAAGTCTAAGATTGGTTGTTGCAGGAGCTGAAAAATTAAGAGAAGATGTAAAATTTGAATTTAAAAAAAGATTTGGAAAAGATATTTTAGAAGGTTTTGGAACAACTGAGACTTCACCTGTGGCTACTTGTAATTTACCAGATGTAATAGCACCTGATTTTACTATTCAAATAGGAAATAAAAATGGAACAGTTGGTATGCCAATTCCAGGAACTACAATAAAAATAGTTGACCCTCAAACCTATAAAGAATTAAATACAAATGAAGAGGGAATGATTCTAATTTCAGGTATTCAAGTAATGCGTGGATATTTAAAAAATGAGGAAAAAACAGCTCAAGTTTTAAAAACTATAAAAGGCAAAACTTATTACATAACAGGAGACAAAGGTCGTATTGATGAAGATGGATTTTTAACTATAGTTGATAGATATTCAAGGTTTGCTAAAATTGGTGGGGAAATGATAAGTCTTAGTTTAGTTGAAGAAAAAATTTCTAAGTTAATAGATTTTGAACAAAATCCTTTAGTTGATTTTATTGTTACAAATATTGAAGATGAGAAAAAAGGTGAAACTATAGTTTTACTTATTACAAATGTAAATGATGAGTTTATTTTGGATTTAAAACAAAAGATTATAAGTAATTTTGATAATAAATTAATGATTCCTTTAAATATAAAAATTATTAATGAAATCCCTAAATTAGGGAGTGGAAAGAGAGATTATAGCACTTCAAAGACTCTTGCAAAGCAATAAATAACTTCATAAATTCAAAAAAGAGTAATTTGTGAGTCATTTGTTTGTTACAATTTAAATTGATAATAAATTGTAATGATAAAGAGTTTAAAATGACTATATTTGAACTAAAATGCGAAGCATACCTAAAAGAGAATATTGAATTAAAAGATAGTTTTGATATTTTGTCAAAATATATAAGTAGTTCGATTTTTTTTAATAAAAAATGTGATGAAGTTGTTAAAAATTCTATTAAAGATTACTGTTTTGGTAATTTTTATCCAATAGAAAAAGATAGAATTTATAAAAAAGATAAAACTTATAAGTTTGTCATTAGAACTATAAACAAAGAATTGATAGATTGTTTAGAGTTTTTACTTGTAAAAAATTTAGATAATAGTTTTTTACAAGTTTTAAGTTGTGAAAAGAAAGAGATAGAACAGTTTTTCATTAGTGAGTTATATAGTGCTACACCTGTAATTGTTTCAGATAGAAGAGATGAAAAAGGAAAACAGCTTTTTTGGTCACTTCATTATAATGGAGATATGGAAGCTTTACAAAATAGACTCCATAATAATCTTGAAAAAAAATTAAGATATTTTTATAGTGAAGAGCTTAAAGAATCAAAAAGTTTTATTCAAGAAATAGAGTTGAAAAATCAAAAGCCTCAATCTATATATTTTAAAACTATCAATAATAAAAAAGAAAAAATTGTAAGATTAATAGGAAATAAGTTAAAAATTATTCCAAATAAAGATGAAACTTCTCAAAAATTAGCTTTTTTATCATTAGCTGTTGGACTTGGTGAAAAAAGTGGTTTAGGTGGAGGGTTTTGTTTTGGTAGGGGATAAATTCTTCTAAGAAGATTTATCGCCTACACATATTAGATTTATTATCTCTTCTTGATTTGAGCAAAAACTTCCATCTTTTTCAATCAAAATTAAATCTTTTGCATAACCATTTAAAGTATGAAGTTTTGCACTTTCTACTTCCACATTAAAATCATCAAAAATCTTAGCAATATAAGCGAATAAACCTTTTTGGTCTTTTGCAACTATATGCATAGAAGCTAGATAAGCTGTGTGATTACAATCTATTTTTATATTCTCTTTTTTAATAATTGGTGTTATTAATGAAGTTCTTTTATTCATATCAAAAGAGTCTTTTATAATCTCTTCAATAAAAAATATATCATCATCACTTATTTTTTCAGAAAATGATATTTCAAAAGCTTTTTTATTATCATAAAGTTTAAAAATATTCATAGAAGCGATATTTAAAAACTCCAATTTCCCAAGTAAATATCCTAAATTTAAAGGAGATTTTCTAATAATTCTAATAGTTAATTGTGATTCATTTATTATTTTATAAATATAGTCATCAACATCTTTTGCTTTTATTGCAATATCCAAAATATCTTCTGCTTTTAAACGTAAAAAGATTTGATTGGAAGCTATATACATAATTTTCTTTTTTAAAATATTAGGTAATTCTTTATATTTTTCAAGATTTTTTATAGCATTTTGTTTTGCAATTCTTCTTTTACTTTCATTTAAATACTCTTGATTTTCAAAAGCAGGAAGAGATTGAATATATAATTGTTTTAATAGTGAAGCAGTTGAACTATTAAAGATATTTTTCCCAACAGCAGAAATATCACAATAAGTAACCACATATAACATCTTTAAACTCTCTTTAGTTTTTAAAAGACCAGTAAAATTTAAAATAGTTTTTTCAGAATATATATCTTCATTTGTTGCCATGTAAGACATCATATTATGGTATCTAACAAGCCTTGCACCTGTTTTTATGAACTCTTCATCGAAATCAAAAGATTTCATCATACTTTTAAATAGTTTTTCACCAACAATATGATGGTCTTCTTTTCTTCCCTTTCCAATATCATGGAAAAAAGCTACAAGTCTTACTATAATTTTTTGTTCATTATTAAGCTCATCAAAAATTGATTTTATATGAGAATCTTCTATATTTTGTGCAAATTTTAAAGTATTAATAGAGTGAATATCAACAGGATGTTTATGGTAACCATCAAATTGTGGTTGATCAATCATCTTTTTTGTACTAGGAAGTACAGCTTGAAATAATCCAGCATTATAAATAAGTTTTATTAAAGGATATAAATTGGGTCTTGATAGAAGATTTTTAACGCTTCTTTTAAGTTCTTTTGTTTGAACTTTAGGAAGTTTTGCTTTACTTGCATAATAGATATATGACCTATCAAACTCTTGTACATGAGTTGGAAGTTCTATTAACTCTTTTAATAAACTATTTAAAGTTAGAGGTTTTGTACTAAAAGAACAAAAGAGTTTATTTTCAATAATATAAAGGTTTTTTTTGTATCTAAATTTTTTTAGTTTAGTGATATTTGAACTTTCAAACAAAACTTCCCTTGTGAATTTTTTCACCATGGTTGCTGTAAAATTGTGAATAATATGCAAACTTGATAAAATCTTTGCCATACAAAGTCTATCTTTTGTATATCTAGCTCTATTTTTAAATCCAAGTTTAGTGCTTAAATCTGGCAAAATATCAAAGGTTACTTGGTCTTGTTTTTTTCTTGCAATATTATGTAAAGCGTTTCGTACTTGAAAAATAAACTCTAAAGCTTGTCTATATTTTTTGTATTCTTCTTCACTAAATTGAATGCCAATTAAATCTTTTGTATTTGTAACTCCATACAAAACATTTGCAATCCAATACATCAAATTTGATTCTCTCATTCCACCATAACCATCTTTTATATTTGGTTCCATTTTTAGTGGATACTTTAAAAGTCTTTGTTTGTGCTCTTCTAGTTTTGCAAGAATAAACTCTTTTTGTTCAGTTTTTCTAATAGTTTTTAAAACATTTTGATAGCCATACCATAAAATCTTTGAACCATAAATCATTCTTGATTCCAAAATAGAACTTTTTATAGTTATATCACCTTTTACTGCTTCACTTATCTCTTTTAATTCATGAACTCTTGAACCTAACTTTAATCCACAATCCCAAGCTAAAGTTATAAACTCTTCCATAATATTTTTTAGATTATATCCTTTGATATTTTCATATAAAATCATAATATCAATATCTGAGTAAATACAAAGTTGCTCTCTTCCATAAGAACCAAGGGCAACTAAACTAATAGGAATAGATGAACTCATAGGTTGATGAGAACCAAAATTTTTTCGTAAAATATATTTATATAAAAGAATTAAAAACTTATCAGTATGTTTTGTATGTTTTATAAAAAAATCTTTTCCACCTGTTGTTTCAACAGTTGTATCTATTGAATCTAAATAGTTTTTGTAGTAGGTTTTAAAAACCTTTGAGATTTGAAAATCTGTAGCATTATTTGAGATTAACTCTTCGATTTGTATATTTAATTCGGTCATAATAAATCTTTATAAATTTCCAATTTTTTTCTTAATGTTATCCTATTTAAACCTAAATGTTTTGCAACTTGAACTTGAGATTTATATTTTTTTGTAGAGGCTTTTAATAAAGGAACTTCAAAAATATATGATAAATCTTTATAAGAGTTATCACCACTTAAATTTTCACTAATATATTTTTCTAAAAACATCAAAATTTCATGTTCACCAATAGTTTCAAATAGATATGAAAAATAGATAGATTTTCTTAAACTATGAGTATTGTTTGAAATATTTATAATTAATTTTGAAAGGGGAATTAAAGGCATATCCAAAATTGAACTAGCTTCTTGTGAAAATTTGTTTATTAAAGCTTTTGTATCTTCATCTCTTTTACTTAAATTTGGTATTTCAAGATTGATTGAAAAAATATCTTTAATTTTTTGGTTTAGATTTTCAGTTTGTGATATAGCGATTACTCTAATAGAGTTTTCATCAATCCATTTTAAAAATAGGTCAATATTTGTTATTTCATTTATTTTATCAACAATAATTGCTTCATTTTGTAGAAGCAATACTTCATCAGCGATATCTTTTTGTAAGTTTTTTGCTTCATAAATTTCAGAACGGGGTAAAATATATTTTGCTAGTGATTTTTTCCCAACACCATTTTCACCTAGAATTAGGGCATTAACTTCTACAGCTTGTAAAAGTTTAGCAGAGTTTAAAATCTCCTTGGAAATACTATCTTTTGCTATATATTCTTGCATATAAAATTACCTCTATAAATCTAAAAATTTGAATAACTTACCAATCATAAAATATTATACTGTATAAAAATGAAATTTTTTTAAAATATTGTATATATTTTATACAATATTCTTTTGTGAAATAAAAATAATTATTTTTAATAAATAATGTGTAATAATACAAATAATAAAAATAAGGTTTAAATTTGAAAAATAAGAAAAAATATATAGTTATTAATGTAGTAGTATTATTATTTATTTGTTTATTGACTATATTTATTGGAGAGTATTTAATATCAAAAAAAGAGAAAGAGCTATTAGATCAAAAATATAGTTTAATATCAAAAAATCTAAAAGAAAAAACTTATTCTTTAATAGAATCTAAAAAAAATGCAACATTAGCTTTAACTTTAACATTAAGTGAAAATGAAAAAATAAAAGATGTTTTTTTATCAAAAGGTGAAATGAAATATGAATTAAATCATTTAAGTGAAAAATTAAAAGATTATACAGATTTTAGAAATGTTTGGTTTCATCTTATTGATAAAGATGGAATCTCTATCTATCGAAGTTGGACAGAAGATAGAAATGATAAAATTAAACTATTTAGATTAGATTTAGATCAATTACTAAAAAGTCCAAAAATTCAAAATAGTATTAGTGTTGGAGTTTATGATATTACCTTTAAATCACAAATACCAATTTACAATAACTCAAACTTTCTAGGAGTTTTAGAAGGAATTACCCATTTTAACTCTATTACTAAAGAGTTGAAAAATAGTGATTTAGTTGAACCAATTCTTTTAGTTGAAAAAAGATTTACAGAGCAATTAAGAAAAAATAGTTTTACGAATCTATTTTTAAAAGATTATTATGTGGCAAATTTAGATTCTTCAAAAGAGTTATTAGAATATTTAGAGAATCAAAATTTTGATAATTTATTAGAAATTAAAAATTATTTCATAAAAGATGGAATGCTAATAACAAATATAGCCATAACTCAAGATGGTAATAAACTTGCAAATATGTTGTTATTTAAAAACTTAAATCTAATAGATATTTCTGAGATTGACCAATTTAAACAACATGCTTTTTCATATTTGATTTTTTTCTTAGTTTTATTTTGTTTAACTATTTTTGTAATTGGTTATTATTTATATTCTAAAAGATTAAGAGAATTAAATCAAATCTTACAACAAACTGTAAACAAAGAGATTTTGAAAAATGATGAAAAAAATAAAATCCTTTTTCAACAAAATAAAATGGCTGCAATGGGTGAAATGATAGAAAATATAGCCCATCAATGGAGACAACCATTATCTGTTATAACTACAGCTGCATCATCTATAAAATTGAAGAAAGAGTATGGAATACTTGAAGATAAAGAGTATGAAGAATCAATGAATTATATTATTGATACTGCAAATTATTTATCAAATACTATCGATGATTTTAGATACTATTTTTCTCCAAATAAGAGTAAAAACCTTTTTAATAGTGAAAAATTAGTCGAAAAAGCAATAAATTTAGTAAATTTATCTTTTGAAAATAACAATATCGTCATAATAAAAAATATAGAAAATATAGAAGTTTTAAGTTTTGAAAATGAGCTTTTACAAGTAATAATTAATATTTTAAATAATGCACAAGATGAATTAATCAAAAAAGAAAAAGATGAAAAGAAATATATATTTATAGATTTATTTAAAGAAGATAATAATCTTAAAATAAATATAAAAGATAATGCAGGTGGAATAAAAGAGGAGATTAAAGATAGAATTTTTGAGCCATATTTTACTACAAAACACAAAAGTAAGGGAACAGGAATTGGTCTTTATATGTGTGAAGAGATAATAATGAAACACATCAAAGGAAAAATAGAAGTTTCAAATGAAAAATACACCTACAATAACAATGAGTTTGTAGGTGCATTATTTAAAATAACAGTTCCTTTGAGTTAATTATTTTCATTATTACTTTGTTTATATCTTTTTGAAGAAAAGTTAATAAACACAGTTAATGATATTAAAATTAAAGCAATTCCTGCTATTAAATAAAAGGCATTTATCATTTGGTCATAGTCATTAATAGCTATCTTAAATACTACAATTAAAGCTTCAATAGATAAAGCGATGATAATAGTTGTTAAAAATTTTGTTAATATTTTTGTTTCTACTTTTGAATTTTTTGAATAAGATTTGAAAAATACCTCTTGTTCTAGTATTGTTTTTGCTAAATCAAAAATAGCAATACTTAAAGTAAGAGCAATAATTGGTTTAAA
Coding sequences within:
- a CDS encoding HD domain-containing protein, with product MTELNIQIEELISNNATDFQISKVFKTYYKNYLDSIDTTVETTGGKDFFIKHTKHTDKFLILLYKYILRKNFGSHQPMSSSIPISLVALGSYGREQLCIYSDIDIMILYENIKGYNLKNIMEEFITLAWDCGLKLGSRVHELKEISEAVKGDITIKSSILESRMIYGSKILWYGYQNVLKTIRKTEQKEFILAKLEEHKQRLLKYPLKMEPNIKDGYGGMRESNLMYWIANVLYGVTNTKDLIGIQFSEEEYKKYRQALEFIFQVRNALHNIARKKQDQVTFDILPDLSTKLGFKNRARYTKDRLCMAKILSSLHIIHNFTATMVKKFTREVLFESSNITKLKKFRYKKNLYIIENKLFCSFSTKPLTLNSLLKELIELPTHVQEFDRSYIYYASKAKLPKVQTKELKRSVKNLLSRPNLYPLIKLIYNAGLFQAVLPSTKKMIDQPQFDGYHKHPVDIHSINTLKFAQNIEDSHIKSIFDELNNEQKIIVRLVAFFHDIGKGRKEDHHIVGEKLFKSMMKSFDFDEEFIKTGARLVRYHNMMSYMATNEDIYSEKTILNFTGLLKTKESLKMLYVVTYCDISAVGKNIFNSSTASLLKQLYIQSLPAFENQEYLNESKRRIAKQNAIKNLEKYKELPNILKKKIMYIASNQIFLRLKAEDILDIAIKAKDVDDYIYKIINESQLTIRIIRKSPLNLGYLLGKLEFLNIASMNIFKLYDNKKAFEISFSEKISDDDIFFIEEIIKDSFDMNKRTSLITPIIKKENIKIDCNHTAYLASMHIVAKDQKGLFAYIAKIFDDFNVEVESAKLHTLNGYAKDLILIEKDGSFCSNQEEIINLICVGDKSS
- a CDS encoding ATP-binding protein, which encodes MKNKKKYIVINVVVLLFICLLTIFIGEYLISKKEKELLDQKYSLISKNLKEKTYSLIESKKNATLALTLTLSENEKIKDVFLSKGEMKYELNHLSEKLKDYTDFRNVWFHLIDKDGISIYRSWTEDRNDKIKLFRLDLDQLLKSPKIQNSISVGVYDITFKSQIPIYNNSNFLGVLEGITHFNSITKELKNSDLVEPILLVEKRFTEQLRKNSFTNLFLKDYYVANLDSSKELLEYLENQNFDNLLEIKNYFIKDGMLITNIAITQDGNKLANMLLFKNLNLIDISEIDQFKQHAFSYLIFFLVLFCLTIFVIGYYLYSKRLRELNQILQQTVNKEILKNDEKNKILFQQNKMAAMGEMIENIAHQWRQPLSVITTAASSIKLKKEYGILEDKEYEESMNYIIDTANYLSNTIDDFRYYFSPNKSKNLFNSEKLVEKAINLVNLSFENNNIVIIKNIENIEVLSFENELLQVIINILNNAQDELIKKEKDEKKYIFIDLFKEDNNLKINIKDNAGGIKEEIKDRIFEPYFTTKHKSKGTGIGLYMCEEIIMKHIKGKIEVSNEKYTYNNNEFVGALFKITVPLS
- a CDS encoding CRISPR-associated endoribonuclease Cas6; the protein is MTIFELKCEAYLKENIELKDSFDILSKYISSSIFFNKKCDEVVKNSIKDYCFGNFYPIEKDRIYKKDKTYKFVIRTINKELIDCLEFLLVKNLDNSFLQVLSCEKKEIEQFFISELYSATPVIVSDRRDEKGKQLFWSLHYNGDMEALQNRLHNNLEKKLRYFYSEELKESKSFIQEIELKNQKPQSIYFKTINNKKEKIVRLIGNKLKIIPNKDETSQKLAFLSLAVGLGEKSGLGGGFCFGRG
- a CDS encoding sigma 54-interacting transcriptional regulator; its protein translation is MQEYIAKDSISKEILNSAKLLQAVEVNALILGENGVGKKSLAKYILPRSEIYEAKNLQKDIADEVLLLQNEAIIVDKINEITNIDLFLKWIDENSIRVIAISQTENLNQKIKDIFSINLEIPNLSKRDEDTKALINKFSQEASSILDMPLIPLSKLIINISNNTHSLRKSIYFSYLFETIGEHEILMFLEKYISENLSGDNSYKDLSYIFEVPLLKASTKKYKSQVQVAKHLGLNRITLRKKLEIYKDLL